The following are encoded together in the Lactuca sativa cultivar Salinas chromosome 1, Lsat_Salinas_v11, whole genome shotgun sequence genome:
- the LOC111899478 gene encoding HMG1/2-like protein gives MKGSKSSGATRKADTKLAVKKTAAKGKAAKDPNKPKRPASAFFVFMEDFRKQFKEDHPDNKSVAAVSDLPFCLLSSKLLKLCFKYSVGKAGGAKWKLKLY, from the exons ATGAAAGGAAGCAAATCAAGCGGTGCTACGAGGAAAGCCGATACCAA GTTGGCTGTAAAGAAGACTGCAGCCAAGGGGAAAGCAGCTAAGGATCCCAATAAACCCAAGAGACCCGCTAGCGCCTTCTTTGTGTTCAT GGAGGACTTTAGAAAGCAGTTCAAAGAAGATCACCCTGACAACAAATCTGTTGCTGCTGTAAGTGATCTTCCTTTTTGCCTTTTGTCATCGAAACTTCTTAAGCTTTGTTTCAAGTATTCT GTTGGTAAAGCTGGTGGGGCAAAATGGAAGTTAAAACTATACTAG